A window of Streptomyces sp. DG1A-41 contains these coding sequences:
- a CDS encoding IS6 family transposase translates to MGAVSPSYKGHRYPVEVISHCVWLYFRFPLSFREIEELMLERGIVVSYETIRRWCAKFGQSYANALRRRQPQPGDKWHLDEVFIKINGEQKYLWRAVDQDGNVLDILVQNRRDKAAARRFFRRLMKRTGAVPRVVVTDKLRSYGAAHREVMPSVEHRQSKYLNNRAENSHQPTRQRERAMKGFRGTGAAQRFLSAFSGISPHFRPRRHLMNATEHRTEMINRFAIWDQITGAAGQPTTA, encoded by the coding sequence GTGGGGGCCGTGTCGCCGTCGTACAAGGGGCATCGGTATCCGGTCGAGGTCATCTCCCACTGTGTGTGGCTGTACTTCCGCTTCCCGCTGTCGTTCCGCGAGATCGAGGAGCTCATGCTCGAGCGCGGGATCGTCGTCTCCTACGAGACGATCCGCCGCTGGTGCGCCAAGTTCGGGCAGTCCTATGCCAACGCGCTGCGCCGCCGACAGCCCCAGCCCGGGGACAAGTGGCACCTGGACGAAGTCTTCATCAAGATCAATGGGGAACAGAAGTACCTGTGGCGGGCTGTCGACCAGGACGGCAATGTCCTGGACATCCTGGTGCAGAACCGGCGGGACAAGGCTGCGGCCAGGCGTTTCTTCCGCAGGCTGATGAAGAGGACCGGTGCGGTGCCGCGGGTGGTCGTCACCGACAAGCTCCGCTCCTACGGCGCGGCTCATCGCGAGGTCATGCCCTCCGTCGAGCACCGGCAGTCGAAGTATCTGAACAACCGGGCGGAGAACAGCCACCAGCCAACCAGGCAGCGCGAACGGGCAATGAAAGGCTTCCGCGGCACCGGCGCAGCCCAGCGGTTCCTGTCCGCGTTCAGCGGCATCTCACCCCACTTCCGACCCCGACGGCACCTGATGAACGCCACCGAACACCGCACCGAGATGATCAACCGCTTCGCGATCTGGGACCAGATCACAGGTGCCGCCGGCCAGCCCACCACAGCTTGA
- a CDS encoding NAD(P)H-dependent oxidoreductase yields MTRRFLFLLGSHRSDGNTELLARRAAAQLPGDIEQQWISLAEHPLPDFDDLRHGEGYPNRPEQGNLALLLDATLAATDIVIASPVYWYSLSSHTKRYLDTWTSWMETPGLDFRTAVAGRTLWGVTTSAGDLPWLADPLVSTINNWAAFMKMRFGGVLRGNGTAPGDVLKDTEVLARAKTFFAQEPPLARFPEGYTRAGSDTEPAA; encoded by the coding sequence TTGACCCGCCGTTTCCTCTTCCTCCTCGGCAGCCACCGCAGCGACGGGAACACCGAGTTGCTCGCCCGCCGGGCCGCCGCGCAGTTGCCCGGTGACATCGAGCAGCAGTGGATCTCGCTCGCCGAGCATCCGCTCCCCGATTTCGACGACCTGCGGCACGGCGAGGGGTACCCGAACCGGCCCGAGCAGGGCAATCTCGCACTGCTCCTTGACGCCACCCTCGCCGCGACCGACATCGTGATCGCTTCGCCCGTGTACTGGTACTCGCTGTCCTCCCACACCAAGCGCTACCTGGACACCTGGACTTCCTGGATGGAGACCCCCGGCCTCGACTTCAGGACGGCCGTGGCCGGACGCACCCTGTGGGGCGTCACCACCTCCGCGGGCGACCTGCCGTGGCTCGCCGATCCGCTGGTCAGCACCATCAACAACTGGGCCGCGTTCATGAAGATGCGCTTCGGCGGGGTCCTGCGCGGCAACGGCACCGCGCCTGGCGATGTCCTGAAGGACACGGAGGTACTGGCGCGCGCGAAGACGTTCTTCGCACAGGAGCCGCCGCTCGCCCGCTTCCCAGAGGGTTACACACGAGCCGGATCCGACACGGAACCCGCCGCCTGA